In Procambarus clarkii isolate CNS0578487 chromosome 74, FALCON_Pclarkii_2.0, whole genome shotgun sequence, one DNA window encodes the following:
- the LOC138356811 gene encoding micronuclear linker histone polyprotein-like, with the protein MALTPLGAALGALPRLSPGLRGTGCRRTGLSPATEGLLQVATGSGGHVECTCRLPLCPVPAADVPAEVVPADDPAVEGSAGGVPAEHALPALSAVPGNACRAMHENVNGKTNEAEQERTVLEPRDKRARDSGLEDHYIKGDHDDSSSGNPEGRARVRRAKNEQKRRHTKSKEEADRVNNDGESQTQKLSKGSWTKNEEKRRNVQKKTEPNFKSRGARGGSKERISVGAGRYKTMGGGQTVKKAAKGRKVTGKKAAKGRKVTGKKAAKGRKLTGKKAAKGRKVTGKKAAKGRKVTGKKAAKGRKVTGKKAAKGRKVTGKKAAKGRKVTGKKAAKERKVSGKKAARGRKVTDKKAAKGRKVTGKKAAKGSKVTDKKAAKGRKITGKKVSKNRNVAGKKANKEQKVIAGEKQNNIFRKKSRNKQYKKDSRQQGKLIKSKKAKFNDKQSKKQKAKANKHSKSAKEKT; encoded by the exons ATGGCTCTCACGCCTCTGGGGGCTGCTTTAGGGGCTTTGCCTCGCCTCTCGCCCGGGCTGAGGGGCACGGGGTGTCGGCGTACTGGACTCTCGCCCGCCACTGAGGGCCTCCTTCAGGTTGCGACCGGGTCTGGGGGCCACGTGGAGTGCACATGCAGGCTCCCCCTATGTCCCGTCCCGGCTGCGGATGTTCCGGCGGAAGTGGTTcccgccgatgatccagcagtcgAAGGCTCAGCTGgcggtgttccagctgagcatgccctTCCCGCCCTCAGTGCCGTGCCCGGGAATGCGTGTCGTGCAATGCAC GAAAATGTTAATGGAAAAACTAATGAAGCAGAACAGGAGAGAACAGTTCTGGAGCCGCGAGACAAGAGAGCCAGAGACTCTGGCCTGGAGGACCATTATATAAAAGGTGACCACGACGACAGTAGTTCTGGCAATCCCGAGGGACGAGCAAGAGTTCGCAGAGCCAAGAATGAACAAAAACGACGTCACACTAAGAGTAAGGAAGAAGCTGACCGTGTCAATAATGATGGTGAATCACAAACTCAAAAACTGAGTAAAGGTTCCTGGACAAAGAATGAAGAAAAACGCCGCAATGTACAGAAAAAGACAGAACCGAACTTTAAGAGCAGAGGGGCGCGTGGAGGTAGCAAGGAACGCATTTCCGTTGGAGCTGGCAGATACAAGACTATGGGAGGAGGACAAACTGTCAAGAAAGCCGCTAAGGGAAGGAAAGTTACTGGCAAGAAAGCCGCTAAGGGAAGGAAAGTCACTGGCAAGAAAGCCGCTAAGGGAAGGAAACTCACTGGCAAGAAAGCCGCTAAGGGAAGGAAAGTCACTGGGAAAAAAGCCGCTAAGGGAAGGAAAGTCACTGGCAAGAAAGCCGCTAAGGGAAGAAAAGTCACTGGTAAGAAAGCCGCTAAGGGAAGGAAAGTCACTGGCAAGAAAGCCGCTAAGGGAAGAAAAGTCACTGGTAAGAAAGCCGCTAAGGAAAGGAAAGTCTCTGGCAAGAAAGCCGCTAGGGGAAGGAAAGTCACTGACAAGAAAGCCGCTAAGGGAAGGAAAGTCACTGGCAAGAAAGCCGCTAAGGGAAGTAAAGTCACTGACAAGAAAGCCGCTAAGGGAAGGAAAATCACCGGGAAAAAAGTTTCAAAGAACCGAAATGTCGCTGGCAAGAAGGCCAATAAGGAACAGAAAGTCATCGCAGGGGAGAAACAAAATAATATATTCCGTAAGAAATCCAGAAACAAACAATACAAGAAAGACAGCCGTCAACAGGGAAAGTTAATCAAATCAAAGAAAGCAAAATTCAATGATAAACAAAGTAAGAAACAAAAGGCCAAAGCTAACAAACATTCAAAATCTGCAAAAG AGAAAACTTAA